Part of the Blastocatellia bacterium genome is shown below.
AGTGCCTCCAGCGGGACCAATCCAAACGACTCATAGGGTGACGGAGAAACGATCACATCTGCTCCCGCCATCACCTGCGTGGCGTCCTCGGGTTCGCTGGTGAAAAGGATGCTCCCGGAAGATCCGTTTTGTGCTGCCAGGGACTTGAGGCGACGCAAATACTCCTCGTTGGCTCGAATTCCATGCGTCCGACCGAGAAAAACAATCTTCGCGCGGGGACACTGACCGAAGATTAAGGGCGCTGCCTCAACGAGAAGCTTTTGATTTTTCCCCGGCATGATGTGCGATGGACAGAGAATGACCTTCTCATCATGTGGAGCAACAAGCCGTCGCCACTCCTCGGCCCGGTGGCGGTCGCCAAAGCGCTCGCGGTCAATTCCATTTTCGATGACCGTGAGCTTGCTCTGGCAGGATGGGAGTGCCGATGCCAGGGACGCATGGACGATGACCACGCGGGCAGCCAGATGGGACACGACCGCTTGCCAGCCCCGGTAGAGCCAGTGGGGATACGAGCCCGGAGCTTCGTGAATGTGGTAGACGGCGGGTACATTATTCGTTCGAGCAGCCATGCCCCCCCAGAGGGTATACAGGCAATTGACGTGAACTACATCTGCCCGCCAATCCCTGATGATCCGGGCTAATCGTCGCACGGTGGGGAAAAATTCCACGTGGTGCTGAATGATTACGCGGAGCGACCGACGGGGGACCCTCATCGGGACGCAGACATACTCGCCGATGTCCTCCTTCAGGATGCGCGTCAGTGGGCCTTCACCGGGAAGGACCGCGAGGGTCGTGTGTCCGCGACCCCGAAGATATTTCGCCAGCGCCCCAAGGATGCGACCGGCGCCGTTCAGATGATCGCTCGGATGGATCAGGAGGATTCGCATGATTGGCTGTGGCGATCACGTGCCTCCGGTGCATTGGGTCCGAAGGTGAGCGCCTGTCGAAAGACTTCCCAGTCTCGTCGCAGCCGCGTTGGGTTTGTCCCCGTGAGCGCCCGAAAGAGATCGAGCGTGACCATCCGCAGACACATGATCGCGGCAACGGCGACTCGAAAGAAAACCACCGATCCCTTCCCCGAATGCTTGGCGAAATAGCGAATGTTGGATCGAACCGCTTCGACCTCCCGTCGAATCTCATCCTGACGGCTGCTCGCACCGTGATGGTGGATGAGACGAACATCCGGAGCACAGGCGATGACGTATCCGGCATGACGGATTCGCTCGACCCAGTCGGCATCCTCGCAGTAGAGGAAGAACCTTTCATCGAGCAGACCAACCGTATGGAGAATCTCCCGGCGGATCATCATGGCGGCACCGGAGATGGACTCCGTCTCGTAGAGCACCGGGGATGTTGCGCTCGGTTTCGAGTTCAAGCGTGGGCCCAGATGGAGCGTCCCGGTGCCTCGACGGGGGATGCAATATTGCGCAAGCGTCCTCCAGAGCGTCTTCGCTCGAGTGGCGGAATACGACTGTGTTTGCCCATCGGCATAGATCATCCGAGGCCCTACGGCCCCGACCTGCGGGTGCGCATCCAGGGCATGAACCAGCGCCGTCAGCGCATCCTCGATAAGGAGCGTGTCACTGTTGAGTAGCATGATGTACCGCCCCCTGGCCCGCACCAGCGCCGCGTTACAGGCGCGGGCAAATCCGACGTTGGACTGCTGCTCGATGAGGATGACCTGAGGGAAGGCGTGGCGGATCATCTGGGGACTTCCATCACGCGAGCCATTGTCAACGACGAAGACTTCGAACTCAACCCCTCGCGTCCACTCAAAGAGCGAGCCGAGACAGGCGAGCGTCATCGGACCCGTGTTGAAACTGACAATGACCACCGATAGGTCGAGCATGGTCATGTGCGCGATGCGGCTTACAGTCTTGAAGATTATAGCGACTGTGGCTAACATTTCCCAGGAACGTCAACGGAAGCTTATGCCGAGGTATCGAGAAGCGCATACATATCGGAGTGAACGGCTGAGCCTGGATTCACCGGCTTTGCTGGAGTACGCGCGGTTTGAGCTGTCGCATCGTCGGCCCCTGCGCTTTCGCATGTCGGGAACGAGCATGCGCCCCACAATTGATGACGGGGATGTCGTTACAGTGGAACCGATTGATGCC
Proteins encoded:
- a CDS encoding glycosyltransferase family 4 protein — encoded protein: MRILLIHPSDHLNGAGRILGALAKYLRGRGHTTLAVLPGEGPLTRILKEDIGEYVCVPMRVPRRSLRVIIQHHVEFFPTVRRLARIIRDWRADVVHVNCLYTLWGGMAARTNNVPAVYHIHEAPGSYPHWLYRGWQAVVSHLAARVVIVHASLASALPSCQSKLTVIENGIDRERFGDRHRAEEWRRLVAPHDEKVILCPSHIMPGKNQKLLVEAAPLIFGQCPRAKIVFLGRTHGIRANEEYLRRLKSLAAQNGSSGSILFTSEPEDATQVMAGADVIVSPSPYESFGLVPLEALAAGKPVVLLRTGIADALSQYGCPVRVASNSAESLAEAVIEALSLTLTGAPDLLPAHFTAERMADQFETVYRSLLLVPS
- a CDS encoding glycosyltransferase family 2 protein; translation: MTMLDLSVVIVSFNTGPMTLACLGSLFEWTRGVEFEVFVVDNGSRDGSPQMIRHAFPQVILIEQQSNVGFARACNAALVRARGRYIMLLNSDTLLIEDALTALVHALDAHPQVGAVGPRMIYADGQTQSYSATRAKTLWRTLAQYCIPRRGTGTLHLGPRLNSKPSATSPVLYETESISGAAMMIRREILHTVGLLDERFFLYCEDADWVERIRHAGYVIACAPDVRLIHHHGASSRQDEIRREVEAVRSNIRYFAKHSGKGSVVFFRVAVAAIMCLRMVTLDLFRALTGTNPTRLRRDWEVFRQALTFGPNAPEARDRHSQSCESS